A section of the Alkalihalobacillus sp. LMS39 genome encodes:
- a CDS encoding CBO0543 family protein: MKQKQRFERNFLMVSTGISILLLPFAIFKRSFKDWMIVFLVGCAGNTIIDRYFVSKGYLKYKVRPLSSKFSIHLPFDTIHYPLALLYFNQWTLNSKPFGILVKLLVLIVPQLIIEIIAEKRTDLITWKRGWKWYHSFLGMALKFLVCRAIIAGIRVLNTKKVSI; the protein is encoded by the coding sequence ATGAAACAGAAACAAAGGTTTGAGCGAAATTTTTTAATGGTTTCAACAGGAATCTCAATCCTGTTACTGCCTTTTGCTATTTTTAAACGATCGTTTAAGGATTGGATGATCGTGTTTCTAGTAGGCTGTGCGGGAAATACGATTATTGATCGTTATTTTGTGTCAAAAGGGTATTTAAAATATAAAGTAAGACCTCTATCATCGAAGTTTTCAATCCATTTGCCGTTTGATACTATTCATTATCCGTTAGCTTTACTGTACTTTAATCAATGGACTTTAAATAGCAAACCATTCGGTATATTGGTAAAGCTTTTAGTTTTGATTGTACCCCAACTAATAATAGAAATCATTGCAGAAAAAAGGACCGATTTAATCACATGGAAAAGAGGATGGAAATGGTACCACTCGTTTCTTGGTATGGCTTTGAAGTTTTTAGTTTGTCGAGCGATTATTGCAGGTATCCGTGTCTTAAATACGAAGAAAGTTTCAATTTAA
- a CDS encoding Mur ligase family protein — protein MKTQQEVEDFIYHSYLRARPYLNHEEDEYVRKPQFTRTLLDEIGAPDQGQNIILVTGSKGKGSTSRFISSLLSYHGYKVGLFTSPHLVDFKERIRIDGKAIDKADFINYAQKIKASVEKIEQSLQPSEYQGPVGVTLAIALLHFQAKQTDFNVIECGRGGAFDDTNVLLNEWAVITPIMEEHMKQLGPTLSNIVRHKLGIVKKETNFVYVNNQRIDVLRQIKEVMTREHVNYSGTHFSVDNISLSPEGTTFDVNTKLGRYANITVPLLGEYHTRNAALAVALCEDIVKKKLDLSTVHECFSNIIWPGRCEVVGQNPVILLDGAIHREAAIYLQGVMDVLKEKKDLDVISIVSVPKDKDYKGVMEVVSRFSKMLIVTTPDKSHLEFPTEAVDYAKTLLPNSIDCSSLEEAFAFVTTKEQTDIVLVVGTQTFIGNAKRLLGQSLLDIGR, from the coding sequence ATGAAAACACAGCAAGAAGTAGAAGATTTCATCTATCATTCATATTTACGAGCACGTCCGTATCTTAATCATGAAGAAGATGAATACGTAAGAAAACCACAGTTTACTCGAACATTGCTTGATGAAATTGGTGCACCTGATCAAGGTCAAAACATTATTTTGGTGACAGGGAGTAAAGGGAAAGGGTCAACATCTCGCTTTATTTCCTCTTTATTAAGTTATCATGGTTATAAAGTAGGGTTGTTTACATCACCACATTTAGTTGATTTCAAAGAGCGGATTCGAATCGATGGGAAAGCAATAGACAAGGCGGATTTCATCAATTATGCACAAAAAATAAAAGCGAGTGTCGAAAAGATAGAACAATCATTGCAGCCTTCGGAATATCAAGGACCAGTTGGGGTTACATTGGCGATAGCGCTCTTACACTTTCAAGCGAAGCAAACTGATTTTAATGTCATCGAATGTGGCAGAGGTGGAGCTTTTGATGATACAAACGTCCTTTTAAACGAATGGGCCGTTATTACCCCGATTATGGAAGAACATATGAAACAGCTCGGTCCAACCCTTTCTAATATTGTTAGACATAAGCTAGGTATTGTTAAAAAAGAGACAAACTTTGTTTATGTGAACAACCAACGTATAGATGTGCTTCGGCAAATAAAAGAGGTTATGACGAGGGAACACGTAAATTACAGTGGGACTCACTTTAGTGTGGACAATATTTCCCTTTCACCAGAAGGAACCACGTTTGATGTCAACACAAAATTAGGACGATACGCTAATATTACAGTTCCATTATTAGGTGAATACCATACTAGAAATGCGGCATTGGCTGTGGCGTTATGTGAAGATATCGTAAAAAAGAAATTGGACCTTTCCACGGTTCACGAGTGTTTTTCCAACATCATTTGGCCAGGTCGATGTGAAGTTGTTGGCCAAAATCCTGTTATTCTGTTGGATGGAGCGATTCATCGTGAAGCCGCAATATATTTACAAGGTGTGATGGATGTACTGAAGGAAAAAAAAGACCTCGACGTGATTTCCATCGTAAGTGTTCCAAAAGATAAAGATTATAAAGGGGTAATGGAAGTCGTTTCTCGTTTTTCGAAAATGCTCATTGTAACAACACCGGACAAAAGTCATCTTGAATTCCCAACAGAGGCGGTTGATTATGCGAAGACTCTTCTTCCTAATAGTATAGACTGTTCTTCATTAGAAGAGGCCTTTGCGTTTGTCACAACAAAGGAGCAAACCGATATCGTTCTTGTTGTAGGAACCCAAACGTTTATAGGAAATGCAAAACGACTGTTAGGACAGTCGCTACTTGATATTGGTCGCTAA
- a CDS encoding transcriptional regulator: MVKFEVLLEQWHQENILNEKKQRRREYLEKGLGHGTIEFLRSIWFPTFGNLNHLYPEWEVRDYNNNYRYLDLAYLPGNGAKGCIEIQGYGPHARDINVTRFKDLCWRHSLLALEGWTILPIAYLSIKEEPELCQQLMLAFVGRFISIQVPSTLSSQEAEIIRYARRIPRPFSPIEIATHLNISDRHARRILQRLLNENIITVASGNKRLRTYRLSL; encoded by the coding sequence GTGGTAAAGTTTGAAGTTTTACTAGAACAGTGGCATCAAGAAAACATTCTCAACGAAAAAAAACAACGTCGTCGTGAGTATTTAGAAAAGGGGCTTGGCCATGGAACAATTGAATTTCTCCGTTCCATTTGGTTTCCGACTTTCGGAAACCTCAATCATCTATATCCTGAGTGGGAGGTGCGTGATTATAATAACAACTATCGTTATTTAGACTTAGCTTATTTGCCTGGGAATGGTGCAAAAGGTTGTATTGAAATTCAAGGGTACGGCCCGCATGCTCGGGATATTAATGTGACCCGCTTCAAAGATTTATGCTGGCGTCATTCTTTACTGGCATTGGAAGGATGGACGATTTTACCGATTGCTTATTTATCCATCAAAGAAGAACCTGAACTATGCCAACAACTTATGTTAGCTTTTGTTGGAAGATTCATATCCATTCAAGTGCCCTCCACTTTATCCTCGCAAGAAGCAGAGATTATCCGCTATGCCAGACGAATTCCTAGACCATTTAGCCCTATAGAAATAGCCACCCATTTAAATATTAGTGATCGCCATGCTAGAAGAATATTGCAACGCCTTCTCAATGAAAACATCATTACTGTTGCCAGTGGCAACAAACGGCTTCGAACATACCGACTTTCATTATAG
- a CDS encoding ABC transporter permease, translating into MRVIYAIWLRHVKLFFRNRVQLVLIVIMPFFYMYLLSTIFQSVFIENPMYYVLTGIIMIVVFQTSLNVSTSTIDDIVSGYMKEVLVSPVKRVYIAIGQILSSTTIATFQGIIILVFGYFIGLTYHSILTPIFTVVFMIFTGLVFSAFGLFVATSVKNAQTFQIATVAITTPITFLCGVYIPLSLLPNALQVVALFNPMTYAAAFFRTLSLEKFSLTTEELVAEQLAFQINHFIITPQMSIFFIVIFGITFFILATLAFTKVDFTNIHRTGGNKDIFQQ; encoded by the coding sequence ATGAGGGTCATTTATGCCATATGGCTTCGTCATGTGAAATTGTTTTTTCGCAATCGAGTACAACTTGTCCTTATCGTCATTATGCCGTTTTTCTATATGTATTTATTAAGCACAATTTTTCAAAGTGTGTTTATTGAAAATCCAATGTATTATGTTTTAACTGGGATTATCATGATTGTTGTTTTTCAAACATCGTTAAACGTCTCTACTTCTACGATCGATGACATTGTTTCTGGTTATATGAAAGAAGTGCTAGTTAGTCCAGTCAAGAGAGTATATATTGCAATTGGTCAAATCTTGTCATCTACTACGATTGCCACATTTCAAGGAATCATCATCTTAGTTTTTGGTTATTTCATAGGATTAACCTATCATTCTATCCTTACTCCCATTTTCACAGTTGTGTTTATGATTTTCACTGGTCTTGTTTTTTCAGCCTTCGGACTATTCGTCGCCACTTCAGTAAAGAATGCACAGACCTTCCAAATAGCCACAGTGGCGATTACTACGCCCATTACCTTTTTGTGTGGCGTTTATATTCCACTTAGTCTTCTACCAAATGCATTACAAGTCGTTGCTTTATTTAACCCAATGACGTATGCGGCTGCTTTTTTTCGAACGTTAAGTTTGGAGAAATTTTCTCTAACGACAGAAGAATTAGTAGCAGAACAACTTGCTTTTCAAATCAATCATTTTATCATTACTCCTCAAATGAGCATCTTCTTTATAGTCATCTTTGGGATTACATTTTTTATTCTTGCTACGTTAGCCTTTACAAAAGTAGATTTTACAAATATTCACCGTACTGGTGGAAACAAAGATATATTTCAACAATAG
- a CDS encoding voltage-gated chloride channel family protein, with protein sequence MNGTKKYQSFALIFGKWVCLGAIIGVIVGSTTALLLEMNDFLGDVRDRSKWVIYFLPIGGLLIGYMYMTYGKVYANNTMNDAADLNNLVIEAVHGKKTVMRRMGFIVYIGTFITVLFGGSTGREGAAVQMGGSVAEAVNRFFKVPPIDTKLILMSGISAGFGAAFGTPITGAVFGMEMVALGKLKFEAVVPCVTASFIGHYITEKAWNVEHEKFLLQTIPQMSITTIIKVIVLAVLFSLISITYCQLRHWIQKWTEKTFQKNHMKRAFTGGLAIVVLTLILGTTDYNGRGLDMLEQSFTEEVPPFAFLAKLLFTAITLGTGFVGGEAIPLFFMGATFGNALYPFLDLPLSFLAALGMIAAFCAGTNTPIAAFLLALEMFDGQGVEYFFVACIVSYLFSGHHGLWPVQTMFEPKSRLFNIENGQTIGQVEKNK encoded by the coding sequence ATGAACGGAACAAAGAAATATCAAAGTTTTGCTCTTATTTTTGGAAAATGGGTATGTCTTGGAGCTATTATTGGAGTAATCGTCGGATCGACAACAGCGTTGTTGTTAGAGATGAATGATTTTTTAGGGGATGTAAGAGATAGGAGTAAATGGGTTATTTACTTTCTTCCAATAGGTGGTCTCCTCATCGGATACATGTACATGACCTATGGAAAAGTTTATGCAAACAATACAATGAATGATGCGGCTGATTTAAATAACTTAGTCATTGAAGCTGTTCACGGAAAGAAAACAGTTATGAGAAGAATGGGGTTCATTGTTTATATCGGGACATTTATTACGGTTTTGTTTGGAGGCTCTACTGGGCGGGAAGGAGCCGCTGTTCAAATGGGGGGAAGTGTAGCTGAAGCAGTCAATCGTTTTTTTAAAGTTCCACCTATTGATACGAAGCTTATATTAATGAGCGGTATTAGCGCTGGGTTTGGCGCCGCATTCGGAACACCGATTACAGGTGCTGTTTTTGGGATGGAGATGGTAGCACTAGGTAAGTTGAAATTTGAAGCTGTTGTACCGTGTGTTACCGCTAGTTTTATCGGCCACTATATAACGGAGAAAGCGTGGAATGTTGAGCACGAAAAGTTTCTATTGCAAACCATTCCCCAAATGTCGATTACAACTATAATAAAGGTTATTGTATTGGCAGTTTTGTTTTCACTTATAAGCATTACATATTGTCAATTGCGGCACTGGATACAGAAATGGACGGAAAAAACATTTCAAAAAAATCATATGAAACGAGCTTTTACCGGAGGCTTGGCTATTGTGGTTTTAACTTTAATACTTGGGACAACGGATTATAATGGCCGAGGATTAGACATGCTTGAACAATCCTTTACTGAAGAAGTTCCACCGTTTGCTTTTCTGGCAAAACTACTCTTTACAGCCATTACACTTGGTACTGGATTTGTTGGGGGAGAAGCGATTCCATTATTTTTTATGGGTGCAACATTTGGAAATGCACTGTATCCATTTCTTGATTTACCATTATCTTTTTTAGCTGCTTTAGGTATGATCGCTGCCTTTTGCGCAGGAACAAATACACCAATTGCAGCTTTTTTGTTAGCTTTGGAAATGTTTGATGGACAAGGTGTTGAATATTTCTTTGTTGCATGCATTGTAAGTTATCTATTTTCTGGTCACCATGGGTTATGGCCAGTACAAACGATGTTTGAACCGAAAAGTCGATTGTTTAACATTGAAAATGGACAAACCATTGGACAAGTTGAAAAAAATAAATAA
- a CDS encoding ABC transporter ATP-binding protein: MKTILRAEEVTKRSGNTTILNRVNIEIKEAECVAVMGPSGCGKSTLLYNISGMDVITEGSVTLLEQELSTLSEKKLSQLRLHKMGFVFQHIHLLKNLSLMDNIVLPGYLAKNESRTTINKRAMELMEKMGVSHLANHDMTEASGGQLQRVAICRALINNPAIVFADEPTGALHSKSTNEVIDLLVNASQLGTAVLLVTHDVKVAAKADRVLFMLDGDIVGETRFTKDGDQVENRKEREATLTKWLMKIDF, from the coding sequence ATGAAAACCATTTTACGAGCGGAAGAAGTTACGAAACGAAGCGGAAATACTACGATTTTAAATCGAGTAAATATTGAAATCAAAGAGGCAGAATGTGTGGCTGTGATGGGGCCATCTGGCTGTGGTAAATCAACGTTACTGTATAATATAAGCGGAATGGATGTCATAACTGAAGGATCAGTGACATTGTTGGAACAGGAACTTTCTACTCTTTCAGAAAAAAAGCTCTCACAATTGCGGCTGCATAAAATGGGGTTTGTTTTTCAACATATCCATCTTTTGAAAAACTTATCACTTATGGATAATATCGTGCTGCCAGGATATTTGGCTAAAAACGAAAGTAGAACAACCATTAATAAAAGGGCAATGGAGCTCATGGAAAAGATGGGGGTTTCTCATCTTGCCAATCATGATATGACGGAAGCCTCGGGAGGTCAGTTACAAAGAGTAGCGATTTGTCGTGCATTAATTAATAACCCAGCCATTGTATTTGCGGACGAACCGACGGGAGCATTACATTCAAAATCGACAAATGAAGTTATAGACTTGTTAGTTAATGCCAGTCAGTTAGGGACGGCGGTTCTCCTTGTCACTCATGATGTGAAAGTAGCGGCTAAAGCAGATAGGGTTTTGTTTATGCTAGATGGAGACATTGTTGGGGAGACGCGTTTTACGAAAGATGGCGATCAAGTGGAAAATCGTAAAGAGAGAGAGGCTACATTAACGAAATGGTTAATGAAAATAGACTTTTAA
- a CDS encoding ABC transporter permease, whose protein sequence is MLQKLIKKDITQNKVIHISLFTFILLSAILMSSGVGIVLNVSQSNEQLVTKAKAPDFVQMHVGELNQAMIDEWSIANPLVQEQQTVKMVNIDGATLFLGNRHNSESHSVMDVSIVKQNQNFDFLVDVNHERIEIAKGEIGVPIFYKEKNQLQIGDTVTIRDKNITKEFTIRHFIKDSIMNPAIIHSKRLLVHDDDFEELRTTIGEIEYLIEFSLHDNSRIADFHTMYQSSPLPQTGPAVDIHSIMLLYTVSDGMVAMLLIVISFLVIVIALLCTRLVIIATIEESYKEIGVLKAIGIKQSDIHKLYLYKYVLIAGVASVIGLSVSIVLRPFLIQTIASSVGEPTNRVIIESIAFLSCLFLFLVVVLFCRLMVGKFKKLSVIDALHVGTLGGSVKGKRKSIFSLRNNRFIDVNVFIGIKAVVSRATLYVLLAFVFVFSTMMILIPVHVLNLMQAPTVTSYMGIGKSDVRIDIQHSEDMNERFQDIIEYLEIDNDISQFSSMLTSQFKVKNSDGVFENINIESGDFSMFPLQYMEGDAPTIENEIGLSYLLGKELEKKVGDNVSIETAGGELHLTVSGIYQDITHGGRTAKAMLPVRPEEVIWSVINIDVKEGVNISHKRAEYSRLFHPIKVTSIEEYLHETLGEVIAQLRTMTTIFIVVATCLTFVITSLFMKMLLAKEASQIGIMRSIGFSKHQIQMQYVTRIMTVFVVSLTIGIVVSNTFGPLLVSSILSFMGAAKIEFIINPIQTYVVGPFILLATVITATVISIQTIQATIKK, encoded by the coding sequence ATGCTGCAAAAGCTAATAAAAAAAGATATAACACAAAATAAAGTCATTCATATCTCTTTGTTTACTTTCATCCTGTTGTCCGCCATTCTTATGTCAAGTGGTGTTGGTATCGTATTGAATGTAAGCCAATCGAACGAACAATTAGTGACAAAAGCGAAAGCGCCGGATTTTGTTCAAATGCATGTTGGAGAGCTAAACCAGGCTATGATTGATGAATGGAGTATTGCCAATCCACTTGTTCAAGAACAACAAACAGTAAAGATGGTCAATATTGATGGAGCGACATTGTTTTTAGGTAATCGTCATAACTCAGAAAGTCATAGTGTTATGGATGTGAGTATAGTTAAGCAAAACCAAAATTTTGACTTTTTAGTAGATGTAAATCATGAAAGGATTGAAATTGCTAAAGGTGAGATTGGCGTTCCTATTTTTTATAAAGAGAAAAACCAATTGCAAATCGGGGATACAGTTACAATTCGAGACAAAAACATCACAAAAGAGTTCACGATTCGTCATTTCATTAAAGATTCAATAATGAATCCAGCGATTATCCATTCAAAACGTCTTTTAGTACATGATGATGACTTTGAAGAATTACGAACTACAATCGGTGAAATTGAATATTTAATTGAATTTTCATTGCATGATAATAGTCGAATCGCTGATTTCCACACTATGTACCAATCTTCGCCTTTACCGCAAACAGGGCCAGCTGTCGATATTCATTCTATTATGTTACTTTATACAGTGTCTGATGGAATGGTCGCTATGCTTCTCATTGTTATTAGTTTTCTAGTCATTGTCATTGCTCTTCTTTGTACACGACTTGTTATTATCGCAACGATAGAAGAAAGCTATAAAGAAATAGGAGTTTTAAAAGCGATAGGAATCAAGCAGAGTGATATTCACAAACTTTATTTGTATAAATATGTTTTAATTGCCGGTGTTGCTTCTGTCATTGGCCTTAGTGTATCTATCGTCTTGCGTCCGTTTCTCATCCAAACGATAGCAAGTTCTGTTGGGGAGCCTACAAACCGAGTCATCATTGAAAGTATAGCTTTTCTTTCCTGTTTATTCCTCTTTCTTGTCGTTGTCCTATTTTGCCGTCTTATGGTTGGCAAATTTAAAAAATTATCTGTCATCGATGCTCTTCATGTCGGAACACTAGGTGGAAGTGTGAAAGGAAAGCGTAAATCTATCTTTTCACTTAGAAATAATAGATTTATTGATGTGAATGTCTTTATCGGAATTAAAGCGGTTGTAAGCCGAGCAACGCTGTATGTTCTCTTAGCCTTTGTTTTTGTTTTTAGTACAATGATGATTTTAATTCCGGTCCATGTCTTAAATTTGATGCAAGCGCCAACAGTTACAAGTTATATGGGAATCGGAAAAAGTGATGTTCGCATTGACATTCAGCATTCAGAAGATATGAATGAACGTTTTCAAGATATCATCGAATATTTAGAAATCGATAACGATATTTCTCAGTTTTCTTCTATGCTGACAAGTCAATTTAAAGTGAAAAATAGTGATGGTGTGTTTGAAAATATCAATATTGAGTCAGGGGACTTTTCGATGTTTCCACTCCAGTATATGGAAGGGGATGCCCCAACTATAGAGAACGAAATTGGTTTATCTTATTTACTTGGAAAAGAACTAGAAAAGAAAGTAGGAGACAACGTTAGCATTGAAACAGCGGGAGGAGAACTGCATTTGACTGTTAGTGGGATTTACCAAGATATAACTCATGGAGGCCGGACAGCTAAAGCGATGTTACCAGTTCGTCCTGAGGAAGTCATTTGGTCTGTTATCAACATAGATGTTAAAGAAGGCGTTAATATTTCACACAAACGTGCCGAGTATAGTCGCTTGTTTCACCCAATAAAAGTAACGAGTATTGAAGAGTATTTGCACGAAACATTGGGAGAAGTTATTGCACAACTAAGAACAATGACGACGATATTCATTGTTGTGGCGACATGTCTAACCTTTGTCATTACTTCGTTGTTTATGAAAATGTTGCTCGCAAAAGAAGCTTCACAAATTGGTATTATGAGAAGCATCGGTTTTTCTAAACATCAAATCCAAATGCAATATGTTACGCGAATTATGACTGTCTTTGTTGTAAGTCTAACAATTGGTATTGTCGTATCGAATACATTCGGTCCACTTTTAGTAAGTAGTATATTGTCATTTATGGGTGCAGCAAAAATTGAATTTATCATTAATCCAATCCAAACCTATGTCGTAGGACCATTTATACTGCTAGCAACTGTAATCACAGCTACCGTTATAAGTATTCAAACGATCCAAGCAACGATAAAAAAATAG
- a CDS encoding DUF421 domain-containing protein, protein MDLHFVWKAVVIVIGGVLILRLAGRKSISQLTVAQTVMMVAVGSLIIQPVGDRNIWVTLLITLLLVLTLILIEFLVLKFDKLESFLYGKSVIVVQDGILHEENLRQLRLTVDMLEVRLRQQGVQHVSDLQWATIESNGQLGYMLKPPKQYATKEDIEMLKSMIQASSTVPLEYSFTKKKEQDNVFTEVKNKAHPVSPPKHLK, encoded by the coding sequence GTGGATTTACATTTCGTGTGGAAAGCGGTTGTTATCGTTATCGGCGGTGTATTAATATTACGGCTTGCCGGTCGGAAATCAATTTCACAATTAACTGTCGCTCAGACGGTGATGATGGTCGCTGTTGGTTCTTTGATTATTCAACCGGTCGGGGACAGGAATATTTGGGTTACGTTACTTATTACTTTGTTGCTTGTACTCACCCTTATTTTAATTGAATTTTTGGTGTTAAAGTTTGATAAACTTGAAAGCTTTCTATATGGGAAGTCTGTCATCGTTGTTCAAGATGGAATCCTTCACGAAGAAAATTTAAGGCAGTTACGTTTAACAGTAGACATGCTTGAAGTGCGATTACGACAGCAAGGAGTACAGCATGTAAGCGATCTTCAATGGGCAACGATCGAATCCAATGGGCAATTAGGATATATGTTAAAGCCACCTAAGCAATATGCAACAAAAGAAGATATTGAAATGCTCAAATCTATGATTCAAGCATCAAGCACTGTTCCACTCGAATACTCATTCACGAAAAAAAAAGAACAAGATAATGTTTTTACAGAAGTAAAAAATAAAGCTCATCCAGTCTCACCGCCGAAACATTTGAAATGA